In Gigantopelta aegis isolate Gae_Host chromosome 2, Gae_host_genome, whole genome shotgun sequence, the sequence acagattTCGTAAACTAGTTAGAtatatgtttgaaaaataacgatataatattatgtagttatcttgaaaaaaacacccacacaaagtaaataaagtttgttttgtttaacgacaccactggagaacactgattaattaatcatcagctattggatgtcaaacatttggtaattctgactcgtagtcgtcagagaaaacccgctacatttttcctaatgcagcaagggatcttttatatgcactttcccacagaaaaagcacataccacggcctttttccagttgtgctgcactggttggaatgagaaaaaaacccaatcagctgaatggatccacagcccctgcgcgtgctgtaacctcaccgtggtgcaggggtgtaactttctctttgagaatggccaatacagcacaaattgaaatttttagtagaAATCAGTAtctctctgtgatatttgtatttttgcacagttctttacactgtttttagttaaatcttgaatttttatattgatgttgatcatcaccttatttgtttgcattaccatagtttgacacccaatagccgatgtattgttcgtgctggggtgtcgttaaacatccattcattcattcattcattcattcggatccactgaggtggttcgatcctgcgacgcaatcacctcaagcgagcactcaaccgactgagctaaatcccgcacccacaaagtaaataactaataaacgtaaaaactaactaaataattaaatagatagatagatagacagatagatggatatCATTGTAACGAGTTTAGTTAtatgggtgtttttttctgtgttccgattagcccgagtactctaactgtaagcgtggttaggccatcggtctacaggctggtaggtactgggttcggatcccagtcgaggcatgggatttttaatccagatactgactccaaaccctgagtgagtgctccgcaaggctcagtaggtaggtgtaaaccacttgcaccgaccagtgatccataactggtttaacaaaggccatggtttgtgctatcctgtctgtgggaagcgcaaataaaagatgctgctaatcgcaaagagtagcccatgtagtgacgacagcgggtttcctctcaaaatctgtgtggtctttaaccataatgtctgacgccatataactgtaatataaaatgtgttgagggcgtcgttaaataaaacatttctttctttctaactaagagagctagacggacagttgAAAGGTTTGGAAGAACAtttgtaatgagagcgtataacctccgaaatgtccgtctagctctcttacagtcagagtactcgggctatgttCTGATAAACACAAACGTTTAATAGGCAAACGTCATCGTAGGAATTCAGaagtggaaggaaatgttttattatataacatttagtaaaataatttcactatttcactctaaaatgtgttatcgtcactgtagaaagtattatcttcactgtaagaaagccagaactattttgctgctggcattttaaaaataaaagtgcatTGCTAAAAGTTATATAAGCGTGACTGGTGAGATATGACAGCAAACTTCACACGATGAAATATAAATcctatttgacaaaaaccatgaaatttatttatttaacgacgtactggGTTAACTGTGAAACAAATCCCCATCCTCACCTCTgacacaaattaaaattaaaaataaaataaggaaggaaggaaatgttttatttaacgacgcactcaacacattttatttacggttatatggcgtcggacatatggttaaggaccacacagatattgagggaggaaacccgctgtcaccacttcatgggctactcttttcgattagctagcagcaagggatcttttatatgcaccaacccatagacaggatagcacataccatggcctttgatgtaccagtcgtaatgcactggctggagcgagaaatagcgcagtgggtccactgacggggatcgatcccaaaccgactgcgtatcgagcgagcgctgtaccactgggctacgtcccgcccccgaaaTGGCAATGATGTCCAATAGTATTACGATATtcaatattataaattgtaGCTCGCTTAGGTTGTTTTTCTATTGACAAAAGTGTGCAATAAATCTGTATAACCNNNNNNNNNNNNNNNNNNNNNNNNNNNNNNNNNNNNNNNNNNNNNNNNNNNNNNNNNNNNNNNNNNNNNNNNNNNNNNNNNNNNNNNNNNNNNNNNNNNNNNNNNNNNNNNNNNNNNNNNNNNNNNNNNNNNNNNNNNNNNNNNNNNNNNNNNNNNNNNNNNNNNNNNNNNNNNNNNNNNNNNNNNNNNNNNNNNNNNNNTATTTGAGAACAAggataaatgaaaattacaaaaactaTAGTTGTTCTCTGACCAATACACCCACCTATTAGTATTCATATGTACACTCTTATTCCTTCATTCACTCATCCACCTATGAAACCTATACACCACCCACATGTACACTCAATCCCCTACCCACTCACTCAATCCCCTTCCCACTCGCTCAGTCACCTACCCACTCGCTCAGTCCACTACCCACTCGCTCAATCCCCCACCAACTCACTCAATCTCGTACCCACTAACTCAATCCCCTTCCCACTGACTCAATCCCTTACCCACTGACTCAATCCCCTTCCCACTCGTTCAGTCCCCCATCCACTCGCTCAATTCCGCCACCCACTCATTCAGTCCCTTACCCACTTGCTCCATCCACTACCCACTCGCTCAGTCCCCTACCCACTCACTCAATCCACTACCCACTCGCTCAATCCACTACCCACTCGCTCAGTCCCCTTCCCACTCGCTCAATCCCCTTCCCACTTGCTCAATCCACTACCCACTTGCTCAATCCCCTTCCCACTTGCTCAATCCCCTACCCACTCGCTCAATCCTACCCACTCGCTCAATCCCCTTCCCACTCACTCAATCCCCTTCCCACTCGCTCAATCCACTACCCACTGGCTCAATCCATTACTCACTCTCAATCCCCTTCTCACTCACTCAATCCCTTACCCACTCACTCAATCCACTTCCCACTTACTGCATTCATGATGACGCTAAGTCTGTTACTGACTCAAACACTTCTTCCCTCACTCACTGCATTCATGATGACGTTAAGTCTGTTACTGACTCAAACACTTCTTCCCTCACTCACTGCATTCATGATGACGTTAAGTCTGTTACTGACTCAAACACTTCTTCCCTCACTCACTGCATTCATGATGACGTTCAGTCTGTTACTGACTCAAACACTTCTTCCCTCACTCAATGCATTCATGATGACGTTAAGTCTGTTACTGACTCAAACACTTCTTTCCTCACTCACTGCATTCATGATGACGTTAAGTCTGTTACTGACTCAAACACTTCTTCCCTCACTCACTGCATTCATGATGACGTTAAGTCTGTTACTGACTCAAACACTTCTTCCCTCACTCACTGCATTCATGATGACGTTCAGTCTGTTACTGACTCAAACACTTCTTCCCTCACTCAATGCATTCATGATGACGTTAAGTCTGTTACTGACTCAAACACTTCTTTCCTCACTCACTGCATTCATGATGACGTTAAGTCTGTTACTGACTCAAACACTTCTTCCCTCACTCACTGCATTCATGATGACGTTAAAACTGCGACTAACTCTTCCATTCAATTCTTGCAGACTTCCTGACCACGTGAGCACGGAAGAAGGAGCATTGTTGGAGCCGCTGTCTGTCGCTGTTCACGCATGTAACCGCGCCGATGTCGGACTCGGACATAAAGTCCTCATCTGTGGAGCGGGTGTGTAATAACCAAAGTATCACCTTCTTTTCTGACTGACCACACAAATAAAGTGAAACCCCTCTACACTGGATATGA encodes:
- the LOC121378712 gene encoding sorbitol dehydrogenase-like gives rise to the protein MMTLSLLLTQTLLPSLTAFMMTLSLLLTQTLLPSLTAFMMTLSLLLTQTLLPSLTAFMMTFSLLLTQTLLPSLNAFMMTLSLLLTQTLLSSLTAFMMTLSLLLTQTLLPSLTAFMMTLSLLLTQTLLPSLTAFMMTFSLLLTQTLLPSLNAFMMTLSLLLTQTLLSSLTAFMMTLSLLLTQTLLPSLTAFMMTLKLRLTLPFNSCRLPDHVSTEEGALLEPLSVAVHACNRADVGLGHKVLICGAGPIGLVNLLTAKARGAAEVCVTDIDQTRLDFAKKLGADFTLKVTKDPKETALQVEEVFGQPADITIECSGAPSSVKTAIFATCSGGCVLLVGMGPAEIQLPIVNAAVREVDIKGLFRYANCYPTALAMIASGKVDVKPLITHRFKLEQTLEAFKMAESGKGVKVMINCERK